The genomic interval TGTTGTTTCTCAATAATATTTCCTTCTTCTTGTACTTCAATGTTAAAAATATATTTGCCGTCTTTGATTTCAGCTCTGATTTGTTTTTCAGCATTTTTTATTTCAATTGCAACAAGTCCGCCTTTAGAGCTGGGAACTTGAATGACACCGCTTTGTACTTTTCCTATTATCCAATTTAGACCTCGAGACTCTTTTCCGTTTAAATAACCTACGAGTTTGTCTTTTTTAAATACAGCAGTACCGAGTAGTTTGATTCCATTCCCTGTGTTGGTTTCAATTACGGATGAAGGGGGTGCTTCTGATAGTTCCATGACGCCCGCAATCGGGTTGATTGTATCACTGCCTAGTGCAGCATTAACATCTAATAAATTAACGGCGGTTGTTTCTGAATTCAGATCATGATCTCTGATGATGGAAGCTAAATAGTTGGCTTGTATTCCTTCTATTCCGTGTAGTTCACTTAATATTCTTCGTGCCGGAACTCCTTTGGAGATAACGAACCAGAGCACCGGACGGATTTCTTCGGAATTTAGCCATACATGTAACACTGGGGTGATGCCTTCGCGGGCAACCTGTTCATCAATAACCAGTACTTTAGTGTGAGAGAAAAAAGGCTGTCTGTCAAATTTTTTGGACATATTTCGGATGGCTTCAAAAAGGGTTGCACCCTGTGCTGTAACCAGTTCATTTGCGTTTTTAGTCATACTACTGCCACCGCTATCCTTTGACAGAGCGGCTGGACGGACAATTTCTGCCGTTAAAATATATTGATCAGATTCCGTGTCTTTTTCTATTGCTGCGGCTACAACAATGCCTAGCTCATTCAATTCCCGACGATTCCAGCAGCCTGTTAGAAGCGTAGTAGATAGTAGCACAACCGTGAGAAGCGTAATGGTTTTTTTAATCAATGTTATCTTCCTTTTTTCCTTGATCAGGGGATGGCATTGAGACAGCTTGTCTTTTGGACTCATTCCAAGTAATTGATTTTGGTCTGGTATGCATCATCCACCATGGAGCGCGCATAAAAGAATCTTTCAATTCAGCGAATGCGGTTGGAGCAAATGGTGATAAATAGGGGGTACCAAAGGATCGTAATGAACACATATGCCCCAATATAAAAATAACGCCAATCGTAATTCCATACAATCCAAAATTTCCGGCGAGTATAAGGAGAAATAAGCGAAAGAGGACAGCTGAATCTAGGAGTGGGGTAATGATAAAACTCGTGATGCTTGTGATGCCGGTGATAATGACCATAGGGGCACTGATAATACCGGCTTGAACAGCCGCTTGCCCTAAAACTAATGCACCTACAATGCTGACCGCTTGTCCGACGAGCCGCGGCATTCTCACACCGGCCTCTCGCAAAATTTCAAAGATAAATCCCATGAGCAAGGTTTCTAAAAAAGCTGGAAAGGGGATTCCTTCTCTTGTTGCCGCTGCTGTGATCAGAAGGACGGTTGGAACCAGTTCTTGATGAAAGGTTTCTAAAGCCACATATAAAGCCGGAGCTAATACGGTAATGATGAGGGAAGAATATCGCAATAGGCGTACGATTGTAACAAAGTAAGGGCGTGAGTAATAATCTTCGGCAGATTGAAGTGCTTCGATAAATAGATAGGGTATTGTAAGTACAAATGGTGTACCATCGCAAAAGATTGCGATTCTTCCTTCTAAAAGTTTAGCTGCGACGACGTCTGCTTTTTCTGTATTGCCAATCGTAGACATCGGTGAAAGTGGATTATCTTCAATAAACTGCTCAATATAACCGGATTCTAAGATGGAATCTACATCTACTCTGCTGAGACGTTGATGGACTTCCGCTACAATAGCAGGATTGGCAATTCCGTCGATGTAGGCCAAGCAAATATCGGTGTGAGTTTGTTTGCCAAGTGTTAAAGATTCTAAGACTAGATTGGGACTTTTTATTTTTCGGCGCAGCATAGATGTGTTGACGCGTAGTGTTTCCGTAAATCCTTCACGTGGACCGCGAACGACCAACTCTGTTTCTGGGACAGAGACAGCGCGGTGTTCCCAGCTTTTCAAGCTGATGATGAGAGG from Massilibacillus massiliensis carries:
- a CDS encoding Ger(x)C family spore germination protein, encoding MIKKTITLLTVVLLSTTLLTGCWNRRELNELGIVVAAAIEKDTESDQYILTAEIVRPAALSKDSGGSSMTKNANELVTAQGATLFEAIRNMSKKFDRQPFFSHTKVLVIDEQVAREGITPVLHVWLNSEEIRPVLWFVISKGVPARRILSELHGIEGIQANYLASIIRDHDLNSETTAVNLLDVNAALGSDTINPIAGVMELSEAPPSSVIETNTGNGIKLLGTAVFKKDKLVGYLNGKESRGLNWIIGKVQSGVIQVPSSKGGLVAIEIKNAEKQIRAEIKDGKYIFNIEVQEEGNIIEKQQRLDLNQLPYLNELNQQQQYVIEEEISQTIDKVQKEYGSDIFGFGKALYDAYPDEWEKVKNDWPTIFPSVEYTVKVDTKIRRLGLMQKPILPKPGPEPEIGSKSRPYDFLKTDE
- a CDS encoding spore germination protein, with protein sequence MILKNKLGKSSDTIFREFDIGLSIKTKAFICFIDGLADKNKIDQHIVKALMVDAAAISEKEDSSQNNLLQLAKNSLISTSEIKEASSFDDVFYGILSGDVVLFIHGYTTPLIISLKSWEHRAVSVPETELVVRGPREGFTETLRVNTSMLRRKIKSPNLVLESLTLGKQTHTDICLAYIDGIANPAIVAEVHQRLSRVDVDSILESGYIEQFIEDNPLSPMSTIGNTEKADVVAAKLLEGRIAIFCDGTPFVLTIPYLFIEALQSAEDYYSRPYFVTIVRLLRYSSLIITVLAPALYVALETFHQELVPTVLLITAAATREGIPFPAFLETLLMGFIFEILREAGVRMPRLVGQAVSIVGALVLGQAAVQAGIISAPMVIITGITSITSFIITPLLDSAVLFRLFLLILAGNFGLYGITIGVIFILGHMCSLRSFGTPYLSPFAPTAFAELKDSFMRAPWWMMHTRPKSITWNESKRQAVSMPSPDQGKKEDNID